From Vicingus serpentipes, the proteins below share one genomic window:
- a CDS encoding formate--tetrahydrofolate ligase, translating into MADAKFLSDIEIAQKNVMTHIKDIASKLSIDEDDIEMYGKYKAKLPLTLIDQSKIKKSNLILVTALTPTPAGEGKTTTSIGLTEGLNKIGKKATVVLREPSLGPVFGIKGGAAGGGYAQVVPMEDINLHFTGDFSAIEKANNLLSALIDNNIQNKTNNLGIDPRTIVWKRVMDMNDRSLRDITIGLGGTANGIPREDGFNITPASEVMAILCMAQSFKDLKEKLGNIFIGFTFDRTPIYARDLKAENAMAILLKDAIKPNLVQTLEGNPAIIHGGPFANIAQGTNTILATKMGLSISDYVVTEAGFGADLGAEKFLNIKCVSGNLKPKALVLVATIRALRHHGGASKEQYNDPNTERVSAGFANLEKHIENCKKFGLNPVVAINAFPSDSDDEIQLIQQKCAKMNVKAVLAKGFANGGEGMTDLAEAVVSEIEGGKNKFTPLYNWNLSIKEKIERIAKEIYGADGVDYSKQAIQDLRKIDTLGLQGLPVCMAKTQKSFSDNESLLARPTGFRINVREFEFATGAGFVIPILGKMMRMPGLPVIPASEHMFIDDNGKISGLS; encoded by the coding sequence ATGGCAGACGCAAAATTTTTATCAGACATTGAAATAGCTCAAAAAAATGTTATGACTCACATCAAAGACATTGCAAGCAAACTTAGTATTGATGAGGACGATATAGAAATGTATGGAAAGTATAAAGCAAAACTTCCTTTAACATTAATAGACCAATCTAAGATTAAAAAAAGTAATCTAATTTTAGTGACTGCACTTACTCCTACTCCTGCTGGAGAAGGAAAAACAACTACTTCAATTGGTTTAACCGAGGGGTTAAATAAAATTGGGAAAAAAGCAACCGTTGTTTTAAGAGAACCTTCTTTAGGCCCCGTATTCGGAATTAAAGGTGGTGCTGCCGGTGGTGGCTATGCTCAAGTTGTTCCAATGGAAGATATTAATCTTCATTTTACAGGTGATTTTTCAGCTATTGAAAAAGCTAACAACTTGCTTTCTGCTCTTATAGATAACAATATCCAAAACAAAACTAATAACCTTGGTATTGACCCAAGAACAATTGTTTGGAAACGTGTAATGGACATGAATGATAGATCTCTTAGAGATATTACAATTGGTTTAGGTGGAACTGCAAACGGTATACCTCGTGAAGATGGCTTTAATATAACACCTGCATCCGAGGTTATGGCAATTCTATGCATGGCTCAAAGTTTTAAAGATCTAAAAGAAAAGTTGGGTAATATTTTTATTGGATTTACATTCGATAGAACACCAATTTATGCTAGAGACTTGAAAGCTGAAAATGCTATGGCTATTTTACTTAAAGATGCTATAAAACCAAACCTAGTTCAAACATTAGAAGGCAATCCTGCAATTATTCATGGTGGTCCTTTTGCAAATATTGCACAAGGAACAAATACTATACTTGCAACTAAAATGGGCTTATCAATTTCTGATTACGTTGTAACAGAAGCTGGTTTTGGTGCCGACCTAGGAGCTGAAAAGTTTTTAAATATTAAATGTGTTTCTGGAAATCTAAAACCAAAAGCACTAGTTTTAGTTGCTACCATTAGAGCTTTACGCCACCATGGAGGAGCTTCAAAAGAACAGTATAATGACCCCAACACAGAAAGAGTTTCTGCTGGTTTTGCTAACCTTGAAAAACATATTGAAAATTGTAAGAAGTTTGGACTAAATCCAGTTGTGGCAATTAATGCATTTCCATCAGATAGTGATGACGAAATTCAATTAATACAACAAAAATGTGCTAAAATGAATGTTAAAGCAGTTTTAGCAAAAGGATTTGCAAACGGAGGAGAAGGGATGACAGATTTAGCAGAAGCAGTTGTTTCTGAAATTGAAGGTGGTAAAAATAAATTTACTCCTCTATACAACTGGAACTTATCTATAAAAGAAAAAATTGAGCGTATAGCTAAAGAAATATATGGAGCTGATGGTGTTGACTACTCTAAACAAGCTATTCAAGATCTTAGAAAAATTGACACATTAGGTCTTCAAGGTCTTCCTGTTTGTATGGCAAAAACTCAAAAATCATTTTCTGACAATGAATCATTATTAGCTCGACCAACTGGATTTAGAATAAATGTTCGTGAATTCGAATTTGCTACAGGTGCAGGTTTTGTTATTCCTATTTTAGGTAAAATGATGCGTATGCCAGGACTTCCTGTAATTCCTGCTTCAGAACATATGTTTATTGATGATAATGGTAAAATTTCAGGCTTATCTTAA